The Gossypium hirsutum mitochondrion, complete genome genomic sequence TATATATCTTAAGGAAAGGAAAGAAAAGGTTTGATTGAAAGTAGTACGTCTGCAGGGCCCAATCATAGTAAAAAAAGAAGAGTTTGATCCTGGCTCAGAAAGAGGGCCCGGCTATATGCTTAACACAAACTTCTTGAAGGGCCCTAAGTAATAGGCTTTTTTTTCGGTTCAACTCCGAAGGGCTTTTTTGGGCTGGGCGTAATCGTAAGAAACACTGTTCATTGAATCTCTATAGTTCCCCTTCTTGCTCTAAAAATGAAGAAGGACTTGTCGGAAATCCTCGGTTGGGTTGGAAAAACCAGCGATTTCCTGAGGAAGTCTCCCTTTTTTTTGGGGGGAGCAGAACAAAAAAAGAATGAAACAAACCAAATGATTGTTCTAGAATGGTTATTCCTCACAATGGCTCCAGTGGAGATTGAATCCTGGCCCTTAGGATTGCAGGGCGAAATCCACCTTTTTAGTATATATATAAATATATATATATAGTATATATACTTTTCTAATGGATCTCTTTTCACCGGGATCCAATCCCGGAGGAGATCTTTCATGGCAGTCCCATCCAACTTCTGGGTCTTATTCTATCTATCGTTGGAATAATCAGTCAGGGGCCCCTCCTGGAGATAGCCATGTGCGACGTAAGAAGTGGTTCCCCGTCTGGCGCAGCGGATTTCCATCAAGCGGTCCAACCGCGCGCTCCCGAGGCCCCTGACGGATCCTGAAATAGCACAGGCTGTTCTCGTCCCGATTCTCGAGCAACCCCTGATGCCGGATCACACGAGAAGGATGGAACTGTTCGACCGCTTAGCAGTGCATTTTGTCGGGAGACACCACGAGGTGTCAGCATTTTTTAGTGTTCTGGAAAAGCGGATGCTGCTAGAAAAAAAGATAGAAACAGCATTAGTGCACGACGGTGTAAACCCCATAAATATAAAAAATGGGCGACACCAAATCAGGGGAGTCGTCTTCTATCCGTGGGGCACTGCGCTTTCGGAAAGAACATTAAATGCCTATTTATCTCAAATAGAGATAAATGGAACCCGACAAAGTGTTCCTTTTCAAAGGCTCTTAAGGGCCCTGCGCAACCATCATATCAACCTATAAGGTTTCAATTTGACCCGGGTTTGATGGTTTCACATACTAAAAGGTCCATTCCCTTTTCTTTCTCATCTTAGTCTTTCGCGACACTTCAGGTTTACTTCTTTTGTTAGGTCTCGACTTCTTCGCTATGATCTTCCCAGTAGTTCATATAAGAACTATAGCCGTTTCATTCCTATTCGTTGTTCTGAGATCATGTACAACAACCTTAACCGCACAAGCCTGGGCTGGGCCTACCTCCATCCCTAGAGGAGCCGTATGAGGCGGAAGCTCCACGTACGGTTTTGAAGCCGAGCCTTTCCAGCAATGGGGCCTAGGGACCGATATGATGATTGGTTTAGGTAGGGCGGCCGGCCTACTACGGGCACCTGTAGGGATTAGTGCGTGAGACCGCGATCCACAAACTGACGCATGGGACTCACCCTTAACTTGGGAATAAAGAGGGGAAAGATAGCATGTCACAAGAGCGAGGCGAGGTTTGGAACCCTACAGCGAGAGGGACACCTCGCGAGCCGGGCTTCTAGAGATGAGGCCTTTTGGCGAAGCCAAGTCAATTTCGGGCCACCAAACCCTGCAACTGATGAGAAGGCCCTATGGAGTAAAGGGAAACGTGTACGTTGTCACACTCCCTGCCTTCCAAAGGTGCCTAGAGGACGGGCCAGACGCAGCGGAGCGCGACAACCCGGGAGCGGATTCCCCACCGGCAGGGGGACAGGAGACGGCCATCTCGAGGCACATCACGACCTACAGGCAACACCGGCGAGACCTGGGAAGGCAACCCGATTGGGAGTCAGAGGATCCATAGTACCTGCAGCCCCACGGACTTCATATTCATCATTTTTAAAAGCGGGGGGAAGGGATCTCTTTTCTGCAACGGAAAAAAACGGAGCAGATTTGACTCGGCACAACCTAACGATACATCCACAATACCAATGATCTGCGCCTAGAATGCGTTGCTAGATCTCCGCTCTAGAAAGCTATACAGGCAACAACAAACGCGGTTTGACCTGGGGCGGGGCTTCCCTTTCATTACTTCTTTCACGACGAGGGAACCGCGTCCGCATCAGTCGAAGTGGTGGAACGCCCCCCCTGAGTCAAAGGGGGAGCTTCCGCACCTCTCTCCAAGAGATACGATTCGGTATCTGAATCGGCTGAAGGAGAGTGAAGAGGCGGCTACTCCCCCAGCCCACGGGAAAGCCTCTTCTTTCTGGTCTACATCAAGTGGATTGAATGCCCCACAATCTGAATCAAAGAGGATGGGTAAAGGAGAGGTTCGGGACGAAACCAGAGTGGATCTGCGGCAAAGCGGAGCCTCCGGAGGTAGGGCGGCTTGTGCTGTGCCGTCATTTCGGATTCCCGACCGAAGAAAGAAGGTTTCAGTTTCATTCAACCAACTATCTTTTTGAAGCAGATAGTTCACAGTGCTTTTATTCATTCTATAGAGACTGTCAAAGCCAACTCATGTTTTCACTCCATTTTCATTACGAAGATGTATCACGTCAAGATCCGTTGCTCAAACCGAATCACGCCAACGTTATGGAAGTTCCTGGATCGTGTGAAATAAGAGTAGTACCAAAGGCACCCTATAATTTCATAATTCAAAATGGAAAATTGGCTATGGAGATTCCGCGCGGTCAGAAAAAAATACAGACACAAAGGGGTTCGACAGGAAAGTCGTTTCGATCCAATCTATTCTTGGGGTCAAATAAAGACAAAGGATATGTCAGTGACCTGGCACGCCAAAGCACTCTCCGAGGGCATGGAATGTCTAATTTTTCGGTCAGAATCGCGATAGTAATGTCTCTGTTAGATTCTCCGGTCGAAATACGGGAAAACTCCATTCAATTCTCGATGGAAACGGAGTTTTGCGAATTCTCCCCAGAACTGGAAGATCATTTCGAGGTCTTCGAACATATTCGAGGGTTCAATGTGACTATTGTCACTTCGGCCAACACACAAGATGAGACTTTACCACCGTGGAGCGGCTTTTTGCAGGGGGAAGGACTCAGCTCTTTGAAAGCTTTCACCTCGACTAGAAGATAGAAGAAAGAAGCCTAGAAGCAAGCACAGGCCTTACCTTCCGCCTTGTCCTTAGATAGAAGAAGAACAGGAGAAAGAAGAATGGAAATAACCGTAGTTATTTCCGCTCTTGTCGGAATTGCTACTAGAAAGGAGTTATCACCGGGAAATCTCTTTAGACTTTAGAAAAGAAAAGTCCTAAGCAGCAAGGTCAGTCAATTCTTTCTTTTAGGAAGGCTCCCACGTGCCATTGATTTAGCTGAATTAGCTCTTGCCGTAAGCGCTCTTGCACGAGTACTGTATCACTACAGTAAGAGGAAGTACGAGCAGAAATCAGTAGTAACTCTTCGCCTTTCAAGATATTGCGTTTAATAGATAGAGAGAGAGCCAGTCTCTTTTCTTTAGCGACCGAGAATGTTATGTCAAAAGGACCAACGACGATGAAGGATACGAAGGAGAAGGAGGAGGAGTAGGAGCTTGCTTCAATTGAAGCGCGGAATCGAATGATTACGAGATAGACAATGAGACAAAGCCAAGAGAGGAGAGCACTTAGACAATTCATTTTGAGTACAGGGAAGTCTGCTGGTAGGAATTCCTCAGGGCGTATTACGGTTTTTCACCGAGGGGGTGAATCGAAGCGATTGCAGCGAAGAATTGATCTGAAACGAAGCACTTCGTCAATGGGCATTGTAGAAAGGATAGAATATGACCCTAATCGTTCTTCTCGGATCGCTCCAGTACGATGGATCGAGGGGGTCTGGGTCTGCCAGAGGAAATTGAATACGATAGAGGAGTTCGCTCCGCCGCGTAAGCTCCTCGAACCTACCACGACCACCATCCGCGGCCAATTTTCGTTCTCTTCCCTGCCCGGGAAGGTGGATCAAAGAAAGGTAGCTTGCTTCTCTCCTGGACTGATGGCGGCTTATGTAGTGGTCGGCCCTCCTACCAGAATGTCCCCTTGGTCGAAGAGCGCCTTGTATAGTAAAGGTGCAGGAAGCAAAAAAACTTGCGCGAAGGACGTCTTCTTCTCTGCCCTCTCCTCTCCAAAGGCCAAGGGGGAGACTGTATCCCTTTCCTTCGGTAGCTCTTTTGGTTTCCCAAGGGTAGCGGTAGCTGGGGCAAAGCCCGCTTTCTTCGCTCCGCGAATGAGAGAGAAACTCAGAGGAAAAAACACGTTCTCTCTTTGCGAGGTCCGAAAGTGGAGAACGCATAGCATTCTCTGGGCACATAGGATCAAACGTAAAGCAGCGCTTTCTTGGCAGAGCTTTAGGCGGCAAGATACTTTAGGGCTTGTTGGAGCTGCTGAGCATAACGAATCGAAGCCGAAGACGGATCAAGGTAGCTTGCCTGCCAAGCCGATAGGCGAAAGGCCGAAGGATAGAGCGTGCAAAGTCGATCGTGCACCTGTCACTTATATAATAGCCAGTCATCAATTAGAAACAGGCAAAATGGTGATGAATTGCGATTGGTCCAAACCTTCGACCAGCGACTTATTGCGACCCGCCCAGAATGCTCATCCATACTAAGACCTTATTCACACAGCGAAGAAAGGCCGAGTGGAAGGGGGCAGTCAGCTGGCTCGAGCGGCAGGAACTTTTGCTAAAATAATGAAGGAAGCAGCACTCCCCACACTTTCTCTTAAGCTTGTGCGGCTACCCTACCTACCTTCGGGTGTTGAAAAACTCATAGATTCCCGATGTCGAGCTACTATTGGTATAGTTTACAATCCCAACCACGGTGCACGTAAGCTTAGAAAAGCTGGACAAAGCCGGTGATTAGGCAGACGCCCCATTATTCGTGGTGTTGCAATCAATCCAGTGGATCATCCTCATGGAGGAGGTGAGGGGCGCACGAAAGGAGGGGCTTCGGTTAATGCCTTTGTCCGTAGGCGGTTGTACACTTTAAGCTTGAAGTAAGAAGAGATATTTTTCCGGGAAAAAAAGGGGGAAAAAGAAAAGTCTAAGTGCATATGGCACGAAAAGGAAATCCGATTTCAGTAAGACTTGAGAAGAATTTGAGTTCAAATATCCTTCGTCCGGTTCGTCATTTATTGACAGATTTTTCGGTATTTATCTCTCTAAGAACTAGAACGGATTTATTGAGATTATTCTTTTTTTTTCTTAGAATTTCCATTTCTTTAGTACTCATGTGTATTCTTAGCCCTGCTGTCGCTTTATGCGCGGGGCCCGAGGCAATTCCAGATCTTGACCTCCACGACTTTCCCCCCGACATTTCCCCGGCCGAATCCGCTCAATTAGAACGCGAAACGGAAGAAAATGCCCGGGAATGTGATCGCTTACACAATGAGATATTTCAAAAAACTAAAGAAATAGCTCGGGCGGCGGGAGTGGACGATAATCAAAAACTGGAGAAAATCGTCGACGCGGTCAAGTTTCTTTCCGACGTGGAGGACTTGGCCGAAGAGGCGCGAATCCCCTATCTCCATGAGTTCAAAGCCAAGATCTCGAACCAAGAAACTTGGTTCGAGATCGATAAGGAAATGAAACGCTGGGGGGGGCGTGGCCTCTGAAACCCAAAAGCGGCAGAATGGAATGGAAAAGGGGTGCTTCGGATCGGGAGTAATCACTAGTTTTAGGGCGAAAATCGGGGGGAAGGACAAATTTTCAAGAAGATCTCGGGCTCGATCTGGTTTAGTATCAAGGTGATTCTGTTTTTGTTCCTATATATATGGGTCCGTGCAGCATTTCCACGATATCGTTATGATCAATTAATGGGACTTGGCCGGAAAGTGTTCTTGCCTCTATCATTAGCTCGGGTAGTCCCCGTTTCTGGTGTTTTGGTCACCTTTCAATGGCTCCCTTAATTATGTGCGAGGAATTTCCCTCTTGAGTAATGGGAAGCGGGCTAGTCCCCGAAAATGCCCGTTCGCTTGTCGTTGGGGCTAAAAATATTCCTTGTTCGTTCCTAGGAACTCAGTAAAGTGACCAGTAAGTCAGCAGGCATTGAGGCAGGCAGTCAGTACATACAGTACAAGTGGGGACTCTTTTTTGAAACATAAGGCCCCGAAGGACGTAAGGAGAAAGTCTAGCTTAGAAAGCGTTCTGCCCCTTTCAATATCTTACTTATCTGTAAACTTTAATGAAAGAAAAATAGTCTATTTAATAGATTGAACACTTGGTTGACTTTCCTCTCTCTTTGCCGAGTCGGTCTCACAGTCAGGTTTTTTCTAGGTAAACTCTTGTACGAAAGCTGGTCATCCTAACCCATACATTTCAACGGATTGAAAGTGAAGGCTTATTTGAATTCAGTCTATCCTTAGTTCGAACTACAGCTCGACTTCCTTCTTCTTTTGGGTCTGCTTTGCCAATGCACTGATAGCTATGATTCTTCGATCTCGAAAGTGAAAAGATCAGGATTGGATGCTCTTCAAAGATCTCCCCTGCTTACCTTTAGCGGGGATCAAAACGACTTATATAAATAATACCACAAACCTGAGCCTTCCAAAATTCAACTATAGCAACTCAACTCTTCAGATCAGGAATAGCCTTTCTTATCTATTTAATTTCACGCCCTGAGCCTGAGCTAACTCATTTATCTTTCGACTGGAACTCCTAAATTAGTCAATCCGGAAGTCACTTCGATACCTTTCCAAGAGTCACTCGCTTCTTTAAGCCATGCCCTTAGCACCAAGACTACTGGCCCTTCCTGCAAGAGCAGAAAGATCCATTCTTTGCCCCTCCTTCAAGGACAAGAGATGGGGATGAACGCTCGCTTATTCGATTCGTCCTCTATCTAAGTTCATTTGTGATGAAATCTTTTCCTACCCTGAGGTCAGGCTTAAGCTTATTCCCGTCAGTTCCCTCACTCTCTTTCAATGGCATCTGCTTTCAATTCATTAAGAAAGAGATTGCCCGGTGTGAACTCCTACCTTCTAAGTAGGCGATCCCCTTTGTCTAGATAGTGACTTCACTTCTCCTTTTGTTTTGGGCTTAAAGAATGGCTTCGCACCTAGGAGACTCGCTAAGGTGATTGGAATCCGATCTGAGATGCTCTAATCAAAAAGAGTGAAGAGAAGAAGTTGTTCCATCTCCGGCAGAGCCTCTACGCTTTCATCAAAGGATGGCTGCTAAACAGTTTGGTCCTTTACCGATTTTTAAGTAGTGAATGAAATGTCTCCTAAAGTTGGGTTGGAGGAATTTCGATTAGTGAACATAGAGTGGATTTACTCCACCTGGATTGGAATATAACAACCCCTCCCCCCAACGTTATATAGCTATAACGAGGGCTGCCTTTCTCTCTCTACCGCCTGTGTCTATCTCCTGTCAAGTGTACTCCCTGCCACGCAACTCTCACAGCAACTGTAACTGTGTGACGAAACCCTCGACCCAGGTATCCGGTATGTAGAAGTCTTGAACCCTGGCATCAAAGAAAGTCACTTTCAGTATGGAATGCCTCACTCAATGAGGAAGTATATTCATTACATTTGTAAGCTCTCTATGTAGCGATTGAACCCATGCTTGTTATCAAAAATTTCGTTCTCCTTTGGAGGTGATCCTCCTCTTCAGAGGAAATCTCATGGTGGTCAGAGTGAGCGCTGGTGGGGGAAGCAGGGAGAGTAATCTTCTATTGTTGAAACTCTATTTCTTATTAATAGAATAGTATTGGTCTACAACTATTTATTTCCATGAAAATGGTAGG encodes the following:
- the rpl2 gene encoding ribosomal protein L2: MRQSQERRALRQFILSTGKSAGRNSSGRITVFHRGGESKRLQRRIDLKRSTSSMGIVERIEYDPNRSSRIAPVRWIEGVWVCQRKLNTIEEFAPPRKLLEPTTTTIRGQFSFSSLPGKVDQRKVACFSPGLMAAYVVVGPPTRMSPWSKSALYSKGAGSKKTCAKDVFFSALSSPKAKGETVSLSFGSSFGFPRVAVAGAKPAFFAPRMREKLRGKNTFSLCEVRKWRTHSILWAHRIKRKAALSWQSFRRQDTLGLVGAAEHNESKPKTDQGSLPAKPIGERPKDRACKVDRAPVTYIIASHQLETGKMVMNCDWSKPSTSDLLRPAQNAHPY
- the rpl5 gene encoding ribosomal protein L5, which codes for MFSLHFHYEDVSRQDPLLKPNHANVMEVPGSCEIRVVPKAPYNFIIQNGKLAMEIPRGQKKIQTQRGSTGKSFRSNLFLGSNKDKGYVSDLARQSTLRGHGMSNFSVRIAIVMSLLDSPVEIRENSIQFSMETEFCEFSPELEDHFEVFEHIRGFNVTIVTSANTQDETLPPWSGFLQGEGLSSLKAFTSTRR